The Prunus persica cultivar Lovell chromosome G8, Prunus_persica_NCBIv2, whole genome shotgun sequence genome includes a region encoding these proteins:
- the LOC18766239 gene encoding putative disease resistance protein RGA1, with translation MQVFQRGAIVIRMIDLDFECESHMFLLLNINQIENLHLFRSIPFPYPNILTIFATISALPQLEMEAASIVLSPALQVIFDRLASPALEALADIWGVEDIRNGLQDSLIRVQAILQAAEDQQLTNKYVRLWLSNLKNAASDAEDLLDKYVSLFQSSKTIRFADFLTKPFYLKASDAEKIKKTIHRLEKTINEGLSTFNFREPSIGDRRSIQRETDSWVDDSKIYGRDYEKEKLVKLLLSSETSQDGYATCIPIIGIGGIGKTTLTQLAYNDERVLQHFDSRIWIFVSEDFNVKKIMKAAIECATEDECKLSEIELLQSRLSKLLQKKRCLIVLDDVWTEDQDDWDKLRALFRRGLDGCKIIVTTRSQKIPFMMDFPNSPFYLNGLEDDDCWSLFKHRAFRCGEEEKYPNLTQIGKEIIKKVGGVPLAAKSLGSSMRLKREEKQWLFMRDCELWDSDESQHKVFPTLMLSLPPHLRQCFAFFSLFPKNYEFKKQKLIHLWMAEGFIPKEGSKRPEDIGEEYFSELLWISFLQEVRLHDGGETIGYKMNDIIHDLARYVAGKEYVVLEQGRPQNWSPAEIRHASVVYRYGARITIPETLYEAEHLRTLFLIGDSGRLENQNKIYSSFQYLRVLDLNNCDLVCLPDSLGDLICLRYLDLSYTLFFQLPGSMKYLLSLQTLNLIGCHNLMVLPSLGFNLRHLNLSGCVRLTDMFLNIRRLDKLQTLPLFVVPKLARNVELQGLNLYGELNITCLENIHNVSSSESPELHKKKNLESLGLYWGLIPQFRDSFPKLPNAQPKVGVSGSHTARQSEEVIKGLQPHKNLKKLVINGYPGIKFPDWALPKLVAANFTNCGSCEHLPALGNLQLLKTLSLQGMHRMKSIGIEFYGDGIDIWFPSLEELSISDFANLEEWSSANVGNAFPRLKKLTVKSCPKLAHIPLPQSLQHLELRNCNLTMVPIADLSLLSVLILDKIPDLMYLPEGLVASASLSSLKILSCPKLHSMPLHMQNLSSLKSLTIRGCGELSSLPQSLQNLKALESLEISGCGKLTSLPDGGIASLASFRTLSIENCNDLTSLSSSLEQLTLLEDLTIMDCPKLGSFPAGVQQLSSLRSLMVLNCPWFDSLPEGLQNVKTLHCLEISSCPNLTALPEWFEDLASLRSLTIYDCPNLTLLPPGFKLLTKLQHLSIQECPELEERCRQGSGEDWLKIAHVPHKYIGPPQVKRSGEASTSRSSSVQASSQ, from the coding sequence ATGCAAGTTTTTCAAAGAGGGGCCATAGTGATTAGGATGATAGACCTTGACTTTGAGTGTGAATCACATATGTTCTTGCTTTTGAACAtcaatcaaattgaaaatctcCACTTGTTCAGATCCATTCCATTTCCATATCCAAATATTCTCACCATTTTTGCCACCATCTCAGCCTTGCCGCAGCTAGAAATGGAAGCAGCAAGCATAGTTTTATCCCCTGCTTTGCAAGTGATCTTTGACAGATTGGCCTCCCCAGCCTTAGAAGCACTTGCTGATATCTGGGGTGTCGAGGACATCCGCAACGGCCTACAAGATTCCTTAATAAGGGTTCAAGCTATTCTTCAAGCTGCAGAGGATCAACAATTAACCAACAAATATGTTAGGCTTTGGTTGTCAAACCTCAAGAATGCTGCTTCTGATGCTGAGGACCTTCTGGACAAATATGTGAGTTTGTTCCAATCATCCAAAACCATCAGGTTTGCTGACTTTTTAACTAAACCTTTCTATCTAAAAGCCTCTGATgctgaaaaaattaaaaagacaaTCCACAGATTAGAAAAGACGATAAATGAGGGACTCTCGACATTTAATTTTAGAGAGCCTAGCATAGGAGATCGACGATCTATCCAAAGGGAGACTGACTCTTGGGTCGACGACTCAAAGATATATGGAAGAGATTATGAGAAAGAGAAGTTAGTCAAACTGTTATTGTCTTCGGAAACTTCCCAGGATGGATATGCAACTTGTATTCCAATAATTGGTATTGGAGGAATTGGCAAGACAACTCTTACTCAGTTGGCATATAACGATGAGAGGGTACTCCAACACTTTGACTCTAGAATATGGATTTTTGTTTCTGAGGATTTCAATGTCAAGAAGATTATGAAGGCAGCCATTGAGTGTGCAACAGAGGATGAATGCAAGTTGTCAGAGATTGAACTACTTCAGTCTCGGCTTTCAAAATTGCTACAGAAGAAAAGATGCCTGATTGTGTTAGATGATGTTTGGACGGAAGACCAGGATGATTGGGACAAACTAAGAGCTTTGTTTAGAAGGGGTCTTGATGGATGCAAAATCATTGTCACCACCCGCAGTCAAAAAATTCCATTCATGATGGACTTCCCAAATTCaccattttatttaaatggttTGGAGGATGATGATTGCTGGTCTTTGTTCAAGCACCGGGCATTTCGATGCGGCGAAGAAGAGAAGTATCCAAATCTTACACAGATTGGAAAGGAGATTATCAAAAAAGTTGGAGGCGTGCCGTTAGCTGCAAAAAGTTTGGGAAGCTCAATGCGcttgaaaagagaagaaaaacagtGGTTATTTATGCGAGATTGTGAACTCTGGGATTCAGATGAAAGCCAACATAAAGTTTTCCCTACCCTGATGTTGAGTCTACCCCCACATCTTAGACAATGCTTTGCATTCTTCTCATTATTTcccaaaaattatgaattcaaGAAGCAGAAGTTGATTCATCTATGGATGGCAGAAGGCTTCATTCCAAAAGAAGGAAGCAAGCGGCCTGAAGACATTGGTGAGGAATACTTTTCCGAATTGTTGTGGATATCTTTCTTGCAAGAAGTACGGCTACATGACGGTGGAGAAACAATTGGATACAAGATGAATGATATCATTCATGATCTTGCACGATATGTTGCAGGAAAAGAATATGTGGTACTTGAACAGGGTCGGCCACAAAATTGGTCACCAGCAGAGATTCGCCACGCATCTGTTGTTTATAGATATGGTGCAAGAATTACAATTCCAGAAACTCTATATGAAGCAGAACATTTGCGAACTCTCTTTTTGATCGGAGATTCTGGTAGGTTAgagaatcaaaataaaatttattcaagTTTTCAATACTTGCGAGTGCTAGATCTCAACAACTGTGATCTTGTTTGTCTACCGGATTCCTTGGGTGACTTGATATGTTTGAGGTATCTTGACTTGTCTTACACACTTTTCTTCCAGTTACCTGGAAGCATGAAGTATCTCTTATCTTTGCAGACCTTAAATCTAATTGGTTGCCATAATCTTATGGTTTTGCCTTCTTTGGGATTCAACCTAAGACATCTTAACTTAAGTGGATGTGTGCGTTTGACTGATATGTTTCTTAACATTAGACGTTTAGATAAACTTCAGACATTGCCACTTTTTGTTGTGCCGAAGTTGGCGCGGAATGTTGAGCTGCAAGGTTTAAATCTTTATGGAGAGTTGAATATTACTTGCTTGGAGAATATTCACAATGTTTCTTCATCAGAATCACCAGAACtgcacaagaagaaaaatcttGAGTCATTGGGATTATACTGGGGTCTTATACCGCAATTTAGAGATTCATTCCCAAAACTACCTAATGCCCAACCTAAAGTAGGTGTCTCAGGATCACATACAGCACGACAATCTGAAGAAGTTATTAAAGGTCTGCAACCACACAAAAATCTGAAAAAGCTAGTTATAAATGGGTATCCTGGAATCAAATTTCCTGATTGGGCTCTCCCAAAACTTGTCGCTGCTAATTTCACCAACTGTGGAAGTTGTGAACATCTTCCAGCCCTTGGGAATCTTCAGCTACTTAAGACACTTTCTCTGCAAGGAATGCACCGCATGAAGAGCATTGGTATAGAGTTCTATGGTGACGGTATAGACATATGGTTTCCATCACTCGAAGAATTATCAATAAGTGATTTTGCAAACTTGGAAGAGTGGTCAAGTGCAAATGTTGGAAATGCATTCCCTAGATTGAAGAAATTAACTGTAAAGAGTTGCCCCAAGTTAGCACATATACCGTTACCTCAGTCCCTTCAACATTTGGAGCTACGGAATTGTAATCTTACGATGGTGCCCATAGCAGATTTAAGTTTGCTATCTGTTCTTATTCTTGACAAAATTCCAGACCTAATGTATCTCCCAGAAGGGCTCGTTGCATCAGCTAGTCTGTCTTCCTTGAAGATTTTGTCTTGCCCCAAGCTTCATTCAATGCCTTTGCATATGCAAAACCTTAGTTCTCTGAAATCATTGACCATTCGTGGGTGTGGAGAGCTGTCCTCTCTACCACAAAGTTTGCAGAACCTTAAAGCTCTGGAGTCACTGGAGATTAGTGGCTGTGGCAAGTTAACATCCCTGCCAGATGGTGGAATTGCAAGTTTGGCTTCATTTCGAACTTTGTCCATTGAAAACTGCAATGACCTGACTTCTCTGTCCTCGAGTTTGGAACAGCTCACATTGCTTGAGGACTTGACCATCATGGactgtccaaaacttggttcTTTTCCAGCAGGTGTGCAACAACTCTCCTCCCTTCGAAGTTTGATGGTTCTGAACTGTCCTTGGTTTGATTCTCTGCCAGAAGGGTTGCAAAATGTCAAGACCCTGCACTGCTTGGAAATCAGTAGCTGCCCCAATCTAACAGCTTTGCCAGAATGGTTTGAGGATCTTGCTTCTCTTAGATCTTTGACCATATATGATTGTCCTAATTTGACACTACTGCCTCCGGGTTTCAAGCTTCTCACTAAACTCCAGCACCTCTCTATTCAAGAATGTCCTGAGCTTGAGGAAAGATGCAGACAAGGTAGCGGTGAGGATTGGTTGAAAATAGCCCATGTCCCGCATAAGTACATTGGACCGCCTCAGGTAAAGCGGTCTGGCGAAGCTAGCACATCGAGAAGCTCTTCTGTCCAAGCATCTTCTCAGTAG
- the LOC18768451 gene encoding disease resistance protein RGA2 — protein sequence MDAAVGIILSPALQVLFDRLASPVLQGLADRLGFNYNIFQSLQHALVRAQATLADAEVQQFTNKTVRLWLSDLKNAVCDAEDLLDVFTAKQTCMIDEDFGEQTLDSYAVLTDKVRKILKKLEMIVGEGSSKLKIGDTQPISDQRSDQRETSSFVDSRIHGREDDKEKLVKLLLSSQTNYQEGCSYATCIPIIGIGGIGKTTLAQMSYNDERVIQHFDVRMWIFVSSNFNIKKIMKTIISSLTSGICKLSEIELLQSQISQLLQKKRYLIVLDDVWTEDQDDWDKLKPLFGGGVDGCKIIVTTRSKKVPYMMDFPNSSICLNGLTDDDCWELFKQRAFARGEEEKHPNLSLIGKQIVRKCGGVPLAAKSLGSSMRLKRNEKQWLSMRDCELWKLDENQHKVLPALMLSYHHLPSHLRECFAFCSIFPKDYEFKKQKLIHLWMASGLLLQDGSRRPEDIGDEYFDDLLWLSFFQEVEICDGSGLVEYKMNDVIHDLARYVAGNESMMLEHSAAQIRHASVVYKYRAIGMPKELFEAKHLRTLLLIGESGLLNGKSKMFSSFGYLRALDLSSCGVSDLPESLGGLICLRYLDLSYTPITKLPHSTRNLCYLQTLNLFGCQNLERLPSLEMMTSLRHLNLVGCVSLAFMPLEIRILHQLQTLPLFVVNRVPGALNTLEGLNLCGKLNIACLQNATYAAEAQSAGLKSKENLESLGLYWGLDCGFGDVYESFGKPKARPNEINDYIASRSEAPLQQHDPVEEILEGLQPHKNLKKLVINGYLGIKFPHWALPNLTSVDFTNCKSCEHLPALGNFPLLKTLSLNGMHGVRSIGTEFYGDGTDMWFPSLEELSISEFSNLEEWSTANDANAFPRLKKFTLKGCPRLAHIPLCQSLQHLELRDCNPTMMSIANLSLLSVLVLEKIQGLVSLPEGLFASPYLSSLQILSLPKLGSLPSEIGNLTALKSLTIRWCDELSSLPQSLKNLKTLESLEISDCHSLLTMPDGGIAGLSSLRTLSIENCSHLTSLSSSLERLTFLEHLTFMYCPNLGSFPEGVQHLSSLRSFTISNCPMFDSLPSGLQNSRTLHCLEISSCPKLDALPDWLENLDSLRSLTISDCPNSRVLPSGLKSLTELQHLSIQECPELEERCKQGSGEDWLKIAHVPYRYIGPSGEASTSGNS from the coding sequence ATGGATGCAGCTGTAGGCATCATTTTGTCCCCGGCTTTGCAAGTTCTCTTTGACAGATTGGCATCTCCAGTCCTACAAGGGCTTGCTGATAGATTGGGTTTCAATTACAACATATTCCAGAGCCTGCAGCATGCCTTGGTGCGGGCTCAAGCTACTCTTGCAGATGCAGAAGTGCAACAATTCACCAACAAAACTGTCAGGCTTTGGTTATCAGACCTCAAGAATGCAGTTTGTGACGCTGAGGATCTTCTTGACGTCTTTACTGCTAAACAAACCTGCATGATTGATGAAGACTTTGGTGAGCAGACATTAGACAGCTATGCAGTTCTTACTGACAAAGTCAGAAAGATACTCAAGAAGTTAGAAATGATTGTGGGTGAGGGATCTTCTAAGTTGAAAATTGGAGATACCCAGCCAATATCAGATCAACGATCAGATCAAAGGGAGACGAGCTCTTTCGTCGACTCAAGGATTCATGGACGAGAGGATGACAAAGAGAAGTTAGTCAAGCTATTACTGTCTTCTCAAACTAATTACCAGGAGGGTTGTTCATATGCGACATGCATTCCAATCATCGGCATCGGAGGAATTGGTAAGACCACTCTTGCTCAAATGTCATATAATGATGAGAGAGTTATTCAACACTTTGATGTTAGGATGTGGATTTTTGTCTCTTCTAATTTCAATATCAAAAAGATCATGAAGACAATTATTTCATCCTTAACAAGTGGTATATGCAAGTTGTCGGAGATTGAGCTACTTCAGTCTCAGATTTCGCAATTGCTGCAGAAGAAAAGATATTTGATTGTGTTAGATGACGTTTGGACGGAAGACCAGGATGATTGGGACAAACTTAAACCTTTGTTTGGAGGGGGTGTTGATGGATGCAAAATCATTGTCACTACCCGCAGTAAAAAGGTTCCATATATGATGGACTTCCCAAATTCCTCAATTTGTTTGAACGGTCTGACAGATGATGATTGCTGGGAATTGTTCAAGCAACGGGCTTTTGCacgaggagaagaagaaaagcatCCAAACCTTTCGCTGATTGGAAAACAGATTGTCAGAAAATGTGGTGGTGTGCCATTAGCAGCAAAAAGTTTGGGAAGTTCAATGCGcttgaaaagaaatgaaaagcaGTGGTTGTCTATGCGAGATTGCGAACTTTGGAAATTAGACGAAAACCAACATAAAGTTTTGCCTGCCCTCATGTTGAGTTATCATCACCTGCCATCTCATCTTAGAGAATGCTTTGCATTCTGCTCAATATTTCCAAAAGATTATGAGTTCAAGAAGCAGAAGTTAATTCATCTGTGGATGGCATCAGGCTTACTTCTGCAAGATGGAAGCAGGCGACCAGAAGACATTGGTGATGAATACTTCGACGATTTGTTGTGGTTGTCTTTCTTTCAAGAAGTAGAGATTTGTGATGGCAGCGGCTTAGTTGAATACAAAATGAATGATGTTATACATGATCTTGCACGATATGTAGCAGGAAATGAATCCATGATGCTTGAACATAGTGCAGCACAAATTCGCCATGCATCCgttgtttacaaatatagggCGATTGGAATGCCAAAAGAACTATTTGAAGCAAAACATTTACGAACTCTCTTATTGATTGGAGAATCCGGCTTGTTAAATGGCAAAAGTAAaatgttttcaagttttggaTACTTGCGTGCGCTAGACCTGAGCAGTTGTGGTGTTTCTGATTTGCCAGAATCATTGGGTGGTTTGATATGTTTGAGGTATCTTGACCTCTCTTACACACCGATCACCAAGTTACCTCACAGCACAAGGAATCTATGCTATTTGCAGACTTTGAATCTATTTGGTTGTCAGAATCTTGAACGGCTGCCAAGCTTGGAAATGATGACCAGCCTAAGACATCTCAATCTAGTTGGATGTGTAAGTTTGGCTTTTATGCCTCTTGAGATTCGAATTTTGCACCAACTTCAGACATTGCCATTGTTTGTCGTCAACAGGGTTCCTGGGGCCCTTAATACGCTGGAAGGTTTGAATCTTTGTGGCAAGTTGAATATTGCCTGTTTGCAGAACGCAACATATGCAGCAGAAGCACAATCAGCTGGGTTGAAGTCGAAGGAAAATCTTGAGTCGTTAGGATTATATTGGGGATTAGATTGCGGATTTGGAGATGTCTACGAATCGTTTGGGAAGCCTAAAGCCCGACCTAATGAAATTAACGATTATATTGCCTCACGATCTGAGGCACCCCTACAACAGCATGATCCTGTGGAAGAAATTCTTGAAGGGCTGCAGCCACACAAAAATCTGAAAAAGCTAGTTATAAATGGGTACCTAGGAATCAAATTTCCTCATTGGGCTCTCCCAAATCTTACTTCCGTTGATTTCACCAACTGTAAAAGTTGTGAACATCTTCCAGCCCTTGGGAATTTTCCACTACTTAAGACACTTTCTCTGAATGGAATGCATGGCGTGAGGAGCATCGGTACAGAGTTCTATGGTGACGGTACGGACATGTGGTTTCCATCCCTCGAAGAACTATCAATTAGTGAATTTTCAAACTTGGAAGAGTGGTCAACTGCAAATGATGCAAATGCATTCCCCAGATTGAAGAAATTTACTTTGAAAGGTTGTCCAAGGTTAGCACATATACCGTTATGTCAGTCCCTTCAACATTTGGAGCTGCGGGACTGTAATCCAACGATGATGTCCATAGCAAATTTAAGTTTGCTTTCTGTGCTTGTTCTAGAAAAAATTCAAGGCCTGGTCTCTCTGCCGGAAGGGCTCTTTGCATCACCTTATCTGTCTTCTTTACAGATATTGTCTCTCCCCAAGCTCGGTTCACTCCCTTCGGAGATTGGAAATCTCACTGCTCTGAAATCATTGACGATTCGTTGGTGTGATGAGTTATCCTCTCTGCCACAGAGTTTAAAGAACCTCAAAACTCTGGAGTCGCTGGAGATTAGTGACTGTCACAGTCTACTAACCATGCCAGATGGTGGAATTGCAGGATTAAGTTCCCTTCGAACTTTGTCCATTGAGAATTGTAGCCATCTGACTTCTTTGTCATCCAGTTTAGAACGTCTTACATTCCTCGAGCACTTGACGTTTATGTATTGTCCAAACCTTGGTTCTTTCCCAGAGGGTGTGCAACACCTCTCCTCACTTCGAAGCTTCACTATCTCGAACTGTCCTATGTTTGATTCTCTCCCAAGTGGGTTACAAAATAGCCGGACGCTGCACTGCTTGGAAATTAGTAGCTGCCCCAAGCTAGATGCTTTGCCAGATTGGTTGGAGAATCTTGATTCGCTCAGATCTCTGACCATATCTGATTGTCCTAATTCAAGAGTATTGCCATCAGGTCTGAAGTCTCTCACTGAACTCCAGCACCTCTCTATTCAAGAATGTCCTGAGCTTGAGGAAAGGTGCAAACAAGGTAGTGGTGAGGATTGGTTGAAAATAGCCCATGTCCCATATAGGTACATTGGACCATCCGGCGAGGCAAGCACATCGGGCAACTCTTAG
- the LOC18766479 gene encoding probable sphingolipid transporter spinster homolog 2 isoform X1: MAQKEAKTSEEVKPSAEPAMVIASTAAPAPSWFTPKRLLAIFCVINLLNYVDRGAIASNGVNGSLGTCTESGVCTSGTGIQGDFNLSNFEDGVLSSAFMVGLLLASPIFASLAKSVSPFRLIGVGLSVWTFATIGCGFSFNFWSITLCRMLVGVGEASFISLAAPFIDDNAPAPQKTAWLAIFYMCIPSGYALGYVYGGLVGSHSNWRYAFWGEAILMLPFAILGFVMKPLQLKGFFHPESTKALTAVETAVSEVQELCTGSDNLNGKDGSFSIKEDLRDSTIQKSSKLKVGTKIMNQISRFMKDMKVLLVDKVYVVNVLGYIAYNFVIGAYSYWGPKAGYNIYHMNDADLIFGGITIVCGILGTLAGGFVLDYISSTISNAFKLLSAVTLLGGACCFGAFCFKNMYAFLALFAVGELLVFATQGPVNYICLHCVKPSMRPLSMAISTVSIHLFGDVPSAPLVGVLQDSINNWRVTALILTSIFIPAAGIWFIGIFLHSVDRFNEESENQITTTERSNTTPLLKGKKTETTKSASEP; this comes from the exons ATGGCTCAAAAAGAAGCAAAGACTTCTGAAGAAGTTAAGCCTTCGGCAGAGCCAGCCATGGTCATTGCTTCAACCGCAGCTCCGGCTCCTTCGTGGTTCACGCCCAAGAg GTTACTTGCTATCTTTTGCGTGATTAACTTATTAAATTATGTGGACCGAGGAGCAATAGCAAGCAATGGTGTCAATGGGAGCCTCGGAACTTGTACAGAAAGTGGCGTATGCACATCCGGTACCGGGATACA GGGGGATTTTAACTTGAGCAACTTTGAAGATGGAGTTCTCTCATCAGCTTTTATGGTTGGACTTCTTTTGGCTTCTCCTATATTTGCATCATTAGCAAAGAG TGTAAGTCCGTTTAGGCTCATTGGAGTTGGATTATCAGTTTGGACCTTTGCTACAATTGGTTgtggtttttctttcaacttcTGGTCCATTACTCTCTGCCGCAT GTTAGTTGGTGTTGGTGAGGCTTCATTTATTAGTCTTGCAGCTCCATTCATTGATGATAATGCCCCAGCTCCTCAG AAAACTGCGTGGCTTGCTATATTCTATATGTGCATACCAAGTGGATATGCACTTGGCTATGTTTATGGTGGGTTG GTTGGAAGTCATTCCAATTGGCGTTATGCTTTTTGGGGGGAGGCAATCCTGATGCTTCCATTTGCTATTCTAGGATTTGTTATGAAGCCCTTGCAGCTGAAAG GTTTTTTTCATCCTGAATCAACAAAAGCACTAACAGCAGTGGAGACGGCTGTCTCAGAAGTTCAAG aactctgcACAGGTTCAGATAATTTGAATGGTAAAGATGGTTCCTTTTCCATTAAGGAAGATCTCAGAGATTCTACCATACAGAAATCTTCTAA GCTAAAAGTTGGGACAAAAATAATGAATCaaatttcaaggtttatgAAAGATATGAAGGTGCTTTTGGTTGACAAGGTTTATGTTGTTAATGTTCTAG GTTATATAGCATACAACTTTGTCATAGGTGCATACTCGTATTGGGGGCCTAAGGCTggttataatatatatcatatg AATGATGCAGATTTGATATTTGGAGGTATTACAATTGTGTGTGGAATATTGGGCACACTAGCAGGAGGTTTTGTTCTGGATTATATCAGTAGCACTATCTCTAATGCTTTCAAG CTTCTTTCAGCAGTAACGTTACTTGGAGGAGCATGTTGCTTCGGTGCCTTTTGCTTCAAGAACATGTATGCTTTCCTAGCTCTTTTTGCAGTTGGGGAACTACTTGTCTTTGCAACTCAG GGCCCTGTAAATTACATTTGTCTCCATTGTGTTAAACCTAGTATGAGGCCACTATCTATGGCTATTTCTACTGTTTCAATTCACCTTTTTGGGGATGTACCTTCCGCACCTCTTGTTGGAGTTCTCCAG GATTCCATAAACAACTGGAGGGTGACTGCTCTTATTTTAACATCTATTTTCATTCCAGCAGCAGGAATATGGTTTATAG GAATCTTTCTGCACAGCGTGGATAGATTTAACGAAGAAAGTGAGAATCAGATCACGACAACTGAAAGGTCAAACACAACACCATTGCTTAAAGGGAAGAAGACAGAAACAACTAAATCTGCCTCTGAACCCTGA
- the LOC18766479 gene encoding probable sphingolipid transporter spinster homolog 2 isoform X2 — protein sequence MAQKEAKTSEEVKPSAEPAMVIASTAAPAPSWFTPKRLLAIFCVINLLNYVDRGAIASNGVNGSLGTCTESGVCTSGTGIQGDFNLSNFEDGVLSSAFMVGLLLASPIFASLAKSVSPFRLIGVGLSVWTFATIGCGFSFNFWSITLCRMLVGVGEASFISLAAPFIDDNAPAPQKTAWLAIFYMCIPSGYALGYVYGGLVGSHSNWRYAFWGEAILMLPFAILGFVMKPLQLKGFFHPESTKALTAVETAVSEVQGSDNLNGKDGSFSIKEDLRDSTIQKSSKLKVGTKIMNQISRFMKDMKVLLVDKVYVVNVLGYIAYNFVIGAYSYWGPKAGYNIYHMNDADLIFGGITIVCGILGTLAGGFVLDYISSTISNAFKLLSAVTLLGGACCFGAFCFKNMYAFLALFAVGELLVFATQGPVNYICLHCVKPSMRPLSMAISTVSIHLFGDVPSAPLVGVLQDSINNWRVTALILTSIFIPAAGIWFIGIFLHSVDRFNEESENQITTTERSNTTPLLKGKKTETTKSASEP from the exons ATGGCTCAAAAAGAAGCAAAGACTTCTGAAGAAGTTAAGCCTTCGGCAGAGCCAGCCATGGTCATTGCTTCAACCGCAGCTCCGGCTCCTTCGTGGTTCACGCCCAAGAg GTTACTTGCTATCTTTTGCGTGATTAACTTATTAAATTATGTGGACCGAGGAGCAATAGCAAGCAATGGTGTCAATGGGAGCCTCGGAACTTGTACAGAAAGTGGCGTATGCACATCCGGTACCGGGATACA GGGGGATTTTAACTTGAGCAACTTTGAAGATGGAGTTCTCTCATCAGCTTTTATGGTTGGACTTCTTTTGGCTTCTCCTATATTTGCATCATTAGCAAAGAG TGTAAGTCCGTTTAGGCTCATTGGAGTTGGATTATCAGTTTGGACCTTTGCTACAATTGGTTgtggtttttctttcaacttcTGGTCCATTACTCTCTGCCGCAT GTTAGTTGGTGTTGGTGAGGCTTCATTTATTAGTCTTGCAGCTCCATTCATTGATGATAATGCCCCAGCTCCTCAG AAAACTGCGTGGCTTGCTATATTCTATATGTGCATACCAAGTGGATATGCACTTGGCTATGTTTATGGTGGGTTG GTTGGAAGTCATTCCAATTGGCGTTATGCTTTTTGGGGGGAGGCAATCCTGATGCTTCCATTTGCTATTCTAGGATTTGTTATGAAGCCCTTGCAGCTGAAAG GTTTTTTTCATCCTGAATCAACAAAAGCACTAACAGCAGTGGAGACGGCTGTCTCAGAAGTTCAAG GTTCAGATAATTTGAATGGTAAAGATGGTTCCTTTTCCATTAAGGAAGATCTCAGAGATTCTACCATACAGAAATCTTCTAA GCTAAAAGTTGGGACAAAAATAATGAATCaaatttcaaggtttatgAAAGATATGAAGGTGCTTTTGGTTGACAAGGTTTATGTTGTTAATGTTCTAG GTTATATAGCATACAACTTTGTCATAGGTGCATACTCGTATTGGGGGCCTAAGGCTggttataatatatatcatatg AATGATGCAGATTTGATATTTGGAGGTATTACAATTGTGTGTGGAATATTGGGCACACTAGCAGGAGGTTTTGTTCTGGATTATATCAGTAGCACTATCTCTAATGCTTTCAAG CTTCTTTCAGCAGTAACGTTACTTGGAGGAGCATGTTGCTTCGGTGCCTTTTGCTTCAAGAACATGTATGCTTTCCTAGCTCTTTTTGCAGTTGGGGAACTACTTGTCTTTGCAACTCAG GGCCCTGTAAATTACATTTGTCTCCATTGTGTTAAACCTAGTATGAGGCCACTATCTATGGCTATTTCTACTGTTTCAATTCACCTTTTTGGGGATGTACCTTCCGCACCTCTTGTTGGAGTTCTCCAG GATTCCATAAACAACTGGAGGGTGACTGCTCTTATTTTAACATCTATTTTCATTCCAGCAGCAGGAATATGGTTTATAG GAATCTTTCTGCACAGCGTGGATAGATTTAACGAAGAAAGTGAGAATCAGATCACGACAACTGAAAGGTCAAACACAACACCATTGCTTAAAGGGAAGAAGACAGAAACAACTAAATCTGCCTCTGAACCCTGA